Within the Haloarcula sp. CBA1127 genome, the region AACAGTCGGTGACACGACTGCCGTTCGCTCCGCGACGGTTACGTGGGACCAGACAAGGCCCGCAGGGACGTATGCAGAACTCGCCCTGGTCAGGCTGACAGCCGATGCCCCGAAGACGTTCGACATCTCTTTCGAGTTCAAGTCGGGCGAGACGACAGTGACTCGGCCGGCGTGGGTCACCGAGGTCCGAACCGGAGCGGAGGCCGGACAGTCACGGAACTCATCGTAACGGGAAGGCTATCCTGTACGGTCTGTGTGGACCCGTCACACCCTTGCGAACCGTGCGAGAGTGACGACGAGGCGTTGTCGAGACTGGGGATGCAGGCAGCAGGGTGGCAACTGCGTTTCGGCGTTCTCTCCACGAGCTGAAAGTGCGATTCTGCCGTGTGTATGGTCGGTTTTTATTTCTCTCCCTGTGAACGTTCGGACAGCATGGCATCCTACGACGCGTTTGACCCGGCCGTCGAAATCAAGGGGCAAACGGTACTCACGATAGTCGAGGCGGCGATGGGGAAGTTCTCGGATGAGTACCGGGAACGGGCGCTAACGGCGCTCGCTGCCGAGGGAATCACCGAACCGGCGGCTGACGAGTGGTACCCACAGCAGGCCTGGCTGAACGCGTTCGAGACGATTGCCGATGACCTGCAACCGCACGTCCTCGACCGACTCGGCGAACAGATCCCTCACGTCGCGGATTGGCCGGACGACTTTGATACTGTTCCGGCGGGCCTCCGGTCCATAGACGAGGCTTACCAGCGGAATCACCGTGGCGGAGACATCGGGCAGTACCGCTTCGAATCCGTGGGCGACCGGACCGGCGAGGTGACGTGTGAGAACCCGTATCCGTGCCCGTTCGACCGTGGCCTCATCCGGGGCGTCGCCCAGCAGTACGCGCCGGTCGACGCGTTCGTGTTCCTCGAAGAAACGGGCGAGACGTGTCGCCGGAACGGAGACGATACGTGTACCTACACCGTCTACTGGTAACACGGTGACTACTGCTCGTACGCTTCAAGCGCCTCGCGGAGTTCGGCGGCCGAGTACTCTGATGTGAGCTGTACGATCTCTTCTAGGTCTTCGTACGTCTCGCGGAGGTTTCGAACCCGCTCTTGCTCGCGAGTATCTGCCGGCACTTCCTCTTCCGCCCGGCGGATGGTCCGGAGCGTCGTCTGAACTTCCCGTTGGATGTACTGCTGGAACACGTCCTGCAGGATGAACCAGACCTCCCGCTCGGCCTCGAACCGGACTCGCCTGCCGCCTCCTTCCGACGACCTGCGGTGGATGAGCCCGATACGCGACAGCGTCCGTGTGACGTTACTCACCGTCGATTTTGCGTAGCCAGTTTTGTCGACCAGTTCTGGGATAGAGAGCGGCTCTGCAGCGAAGTACAGCACACCGTAGATGCGCCCGGCACTTCGGCTGAGGCCGTACACTTCGGCCGATTGCTCCATCGATTCGATGACGCGTTCCCGTGCGACCGAACTGTCAGCATCACTCATGTATCCGAGCTGACTGCCCTGTTTGCCACGTTCTGCTGTGTCATATCTCTGGCTATTACTTCCGTAAGTATTAAATTGTTTGATTGGTTTGTTCGGATTGAGCCGAACAAACAGAAACGATCGCCGAGACCCTCCCTACAACCCATGGCAAGCGCTTTCCCACACCACCCACCGGTTGACTATGCACCCCGAGAGCAGACGAACGTCGTAGTCAACGGTACCGAGCCGACTGATGTTCTCCAGATCCTTTCATCCGAGGCCGCTCAGGAGATACTTGGGGCGGTCAGAGACGAACCGCGGACCGCATCGGATATCGCGGACACAGTCGACCGCTCGCTCCAGAGCGTCTCCTATCACCTCGACCGTCTCTGTGAAGCTGACCTTATCGAACCCGCCGAAACGTGGTACTCGGAGAAAGGGACGGAGATGACAGTGTATGCTCTCGCCACGGAACGACTCGTCGTGCAGTTCGGTGACAGCACTGACCGGTCCGTGTAGCGTCACTAGCTGGTTCGAGC harbors:
- a CDS encoding GbsR/MarR family transcriptional regulator, translated to MSDADSSVARERVIESMEQSAEVYGLSRSAGRIYGVLYFAAEPLSIPELVDKTGYAKSTVSNVTRTLSRIGLIHRRSSEGGGRRVRFEAEREVWFILQDVFQQYIQREVQTTLRTIRRAEEEVPADTREQERVRNLRETYEDLEEIVQLTSEYSAAELREALEAYEQ
- a CDS encoding transcriptional regulator, whose product is MASAFPHHPPVDYAPREQTNVVVNGTEPTDVLQILSSEAAQEILGAVRDEPRTASDIADTVDRSLQSVSYHLDRLCEADLIEPAETWYSEKGTEMTVYALATERLVVQFGDSTDRSV